The sequence GATGCCGGCGCGCTCGGCGCGGGCGGTGTCGGCGCCGATCTGCCCGGCGACAAAGCCGGCCAGGCGGGAGACGCGTTCGGCCTTCTCGTACACGGTGCCGAGTTGGGCCTGGAACACCACGTTCTTCAGGCGCTCGTTGAAGGTCTCCAGCTTCTGCTTCTTGTCCTGCTTGAAGAAGAATTCGGCGTCGGTGAGGCGCGGGCGCACCACCTTCTCGTTGCCGGAGATTATCTGCGCCGGGTCCTTGCTGACCACGTTGGCCACGGTGATGAAGCGCGGCAGCAGCTTGCCGTTGGCGTCCAGCAGGCAGAAGTACTTCTGGTTGTCCTGCATGGTGGTGATCAGGGCTTCCTGGGGCACGTCGAGGAAGCGTTCCTCGAAGGAGCACACCAGCGGCACCGGCCATTCCACCAGGGCGGTCACTTCGTCCAGCAGGTCGGCGGGCACCACGGCGCTGCCGTTCTGCTCGGCGGCCAGCTCGGCCACGCGCTTGGTGATGATCTCGCGGCGCTCGTCGAAATCGGCCAGTACGTGGGCGCTGCGCAGGTCCTCCAGGTAGGTGGAAGGCTTGCCGATGCGGATGTTGTCCGGGTTGTGGAAGCGGTGGCCACGGGATTCACGACCGGCTTTCTGGGCGAGGATCTCGCAGTCGACCACCTCGTCGCCAAAGAGCATCACCAGCCACTGGGTCGGACGCACGAACTCTTCGCGACGGGCGGCCCAACGCATGCGCTTGGGGATGGGCAGTGCGGCCAGGGAGGCCTCGACAATACCGGGCAGCAGGCCCGCGGCCGGTTGGCCGGCGATGTTCTGGCTGAACTTCAGCTTCGGGCCGCTCTTGTCGATCTGCTCGAGGTCGACGCCGCACTTGCGGGCGAAACCGAGGGCGGCCTGGGTCGGCTTGCCTTCGGCGTCGAAGGCTGCCTGGATCGGCGGGCCGTCGAGGTTGACGCTGCGGTCGGGCTGCTGGGTGGCCAGTTGCTCAACCAGTACCGCCAGGCGGCGCGGAGCGGCGAACACCTGCGCCTTGGCATAGCCCAGGCCAGCGGCCTTGAGGCCTTGCTCGATGCCGCCGAGGAAGGCGGCACCCAGG is a genomic window of Pseudomonas resinovorans NBRC 106553 containing:
- the glyS gene encoding glycine--tRNA ligase subunit beta, which translates into the protein MSAQDFLVELGTEELPPKALKSLGAAFLGGIEQGLKAAGLGYAKAQVFAAPRRLAVLVEQLATQQPDRSVNLDGPPIQAAFDAEGKPTQAALGFARKCGVDLEQIDKSGPKLKFSQNIAGQPAAGLLPGIVEASLAALPIPKRMRWAARREEFVRPTQWLVMLFGDEVVDCEILAQKAGRESRGHRFHNPDNIRIGKPSTYLEDLRSAHVLADFDERREIITKRVAELAAEQNGSAVVPADLLDEVTALVEWPVPLVCSFEERFLDVPQEALITTMQDNQKYFCLLDANGKLLPRFITVANVVSKDPAQIISGNEKVVRPRLTDAEFFFKQDKKQKLETFNERLKNVVFQAQLGTVYEKAERVSRLAGFVAGQIGADTARAERAGILAKCDLATEMVGEFPEMQGIAGYYYAVNDGEPSDVALALNEQYMPRGAGAELPQTQTGAALAVADKLDTLVGIFGIGMLPTGSKDPFALRRQALGVLRILIEKQLDLDLAAAVAFAVDLYGAKVKAEGLAEQVLEFVFDRLRARYEDEGVDVAVYLSVRAVQPTSALDFDQRVQAVQAFRKLPEAAALAAANKRVSNLLGKAEGNVPSSVDSALLQEDAEKVLARAVTEAEQALANAGSYRETLERLASLREPVDSFFEAVLVNAEDAAVRGNRYALLAKLRGLFLGVADISVLG